From a single Glycine soja cultivar W05 chromosome 19, ASM419377v2, whole genome shotgun sequence genomic region:
- the LOC114400818 gene encoding flowering locus K homology domain-like isoform X1: MSNPKENILMAEHGFDGHDVGYVPEDPNFPQNHSDEHDVGTVIDSSGFPHLLPDEDDAGNLMEDANFPENDFVGHEHDVGGLAGDADSPPEEHVEEVHGAGDVPEDFDSLPKQGSEIDSKGNEIKKWPGWPGENVFRMLVPVQKVGSIIGRKGEFIKKITEETKARIKILDGPPGISERAVMVSAKEEPDCPIPPAVDGLLRVHKQVINVDRDLADSALAAGRSVVTRLLVADTQAGSLIGKQGSTIKSIQDGSGCTIRVLGSENLPIFALRDDSIVEIQGESAGVHKAVELIAVHLRKFLVDRSIVGVFETQMQMSDVRVNQNLPPHQNWGPPPQGFPAPAGGGGGGGPAFAPNHQYMPPSHHYDSYYPPTELPPMDKHLHQGPPPAYARDASMGIHSSSAQPQQSVVTKVTQHMQIPLTYADAVIGASGTNISYIRRASGASITIQETRGVPGEMTVEISGTSSQIQAAQQLVQNFMAEAASATQDPMGGSVSQGYSAYPTTAPVYAPPPTSAGGHTGHAPSADYGPVYGTNYGY; the protein is encoded by the exons ATGTCCAATCCGAAAG AAAATATACTCATGGCCGAGCACGGTTTTGATGGACATGATGTAGGATATGTGCCTGAGGACCCTAATTTTCCTCAGAATCATTCTGATGAACATGATGTAGGGACTGTGATTGATAGCTCCGGATTTCCTCACCTGCTACCTGATGAAGATGATGCAGGCAATTTGATGGAGGACGCCAATTTTCCTGAAAATGATTTTGTTGGGCATGAACATGATGTTGGAGGTTTGGCTGGGGACGCGGATTCTCCACCGGAGGAGCATGTTGAGGAAGTTCATGGTGCTGGAGATGTGCCTGAGGATTTTGATTCTCTGCCGAAACAGGGATCCGAGATTGATTCGAagggaaatgaaataaaaaagtggCCGGGATGGCCTGGAGAGAATGTCTTCAGGATGTTGGTTCCAGTGCAAAAGGTTGGCAGTATTATTGGCCGAAAGGGCGAGTTTATAAAGAAAATCACAGAAGAGACTAAGGCGCGAATTAAAATTCTTGACGGTCCACCTGGAATCTCAGAAAGAGCA GTAATGGTTTCTGCAAAAGAAGAGCCAGATTGTCCCATACCACCTGCTGTTGATGGTTTGTTAAGGGTTCATAAGCAAGTTATCAATGTTGATCGTGACCTTGCAGATAGTGCATTGGCTGCTGGGCGATCAGTTGTTACCAGGCTTCTAGTGGCGGATACTCAAGCAGGAAGCTTGATTGGGAAGCAGGGATCAACCATAAAATCCATTCAAGATGGCTCTGGTTGCACTATACGTGTTCTTGGATCAG AAAACCTGCCAATATTTGCTTTGCGAGATGATAGTATTGTTGAAATACAAGGGGAATCTGCTGGTGTTCACAAGGCAGTTGAACTTATTGCAGTTCATTTACGCAAGTTCTTGGTTGACCGCAGCATAGTAGGAGTTTTTGAAACGCAG ATGCAAATGTCAGATGTTAGAGTTAACCAGAATTTGCCACCGCATCAAAATTGGGGTCCTCCTCCTCAAGGGTTTCCTGCTCCtgctggtggtggtggtggaggaggaccTGCTTTTGCACCTAATCATCAATATATGCCACCTTCACATCACTATGATAGTTATTATCCACCTACTGAGTTGCCTCCCATGGACAAACACCTTCATCAAGGTCCACCACCTGCCTATGCAAGGGATGCTTCTATGGGAATTCATTCATCAAGTGCACAACCACAACAATCTGTTGTAACTAAG GTCACACAGCACATGCAGATTCCTCTTACATATGCAGATGCTGTTATAGGAGCATCGGGCACAAATATCAGCTATATACGTCGTGCTAGTGGAGCAAGTATTACAATTCAGGAAACAAGGGGTGTGCCAGGGGAGATGACTGTTGAGATAAGTGGGACTTCTTCTCAAATACAGGCAGCCCAGCAGCTGGTTCAG AATTTCATGGCTGAAGCTGCAAGTGCGACACAGGATCCTATGGGGGGATCAGTCAGCCAAGGTTACAGTGCCTATCCAACAACTGCTCCAGTTTATGCTCCTCCACCCACTAGCGCTGGTGGTCATACAGGCCATGCGCCTTCTGCAGATTATGGCCCCGTATATGGTACCAATTATGGGTATTAA
- the LOC114400818 gene encoding flowering locus K homology domain-like isoform X2: protein MAEHGFDGHDVGYVPEDPNFPQNHSDEHDVGTVIDSSGFPHLLPDEDDAGNLMEDANFPENDFVGHEHDVGGLAGDADSPPEEHVEEVHGAGDVPEDFDSLPKQGSEIDSKGNEIKKWPGWPGENVFRMLVPVQKVGSIIGRKGEFIKKITEETKARIKILDGPPGISERAVMVSAKEEPDCPIPPAVDGLLRVHKQVINVDRDLADSALAAGRSVVTRLLVADTQAGSLIGKQGSTIKSIQDGSGCTIRVLGSENLPIFALRDDSIVEIQGESAGVHKAVELIAVHLRKFLVDRSIVGVFETQMQMSDVRVNQNLPPHQNWGPPPQGFPAPAGGGGGGGPAFAPNHQYMPPSHHYDSYYPPTELPPMDKHLHQGPPPAYARDASMGIHSSSAQPQQSVVTKVTQHMQIPLTYADAVIGASGTNISYIRRASGASITIQETRGVPGEMTVEISGTSSQIQAAQQLVQNFMAEAASATQDPMGGSVSQGYSAYPTTAPVYAPPPTSAGGHTGHAPSADYGPVYGTNYGY, encoded by the exons ATGGCCGAGCACGGTTTTGATGGACATGATGTAGGATATGTGCCTGAGGACCCTAATTTTCCTCAGAATCATTCTGATGAACATGATGTAGGGACTGTGATTGATAGCTCCGGATTTCCTCACCTGCTACCTGATGAAGATGATGCAGGCAATTTGATGGAGGACGCCAATTTTCCTGAAAATGATTTTGTTGGGCATGAACATGATGTTGGAGGTTTGGCTGGGGACGCGGATTCTCCACCGGAGGAGCATGTTGAGGAAGTTCATGGTGCTGGAGATGTGCCTGAGGATTTTGATTCTCTGCCGAAACAGGGATCCGAGATTGATTCGAagggaaatgaaataaaaaagtggCCGGGATGGCCTGGAGAGAATGTCTTCAGGATGTTGGTTCCAGTGCAAAAGGTTGGCAGTATTATTGGCCGAAAGGGCGAGTTTATAAAGAAAATCACAGAAGAGACTAAGGCGCGAATTAAAATTCTTGACGGTCCACCTGGAATCTCAGAAAGAGCA GTAATGGTTTCTGCAAAAGAAGAGCCAGATTGTCCCATACCACCTGCTGTTGATGGTTTGTTAAGGGTTCATAAGCAAGTTATCAATGTTGATCGTGACCTTGCAGATAGTGCATTGGCTGCTGGGCGATCAGTTGTTACCAGGCTTCTAGTGGCGGATACTCAAGCAGGAAGCTTGATTGGGAAGCAGGGATCAACCATAAAATCCATTCAAGATGGCTCTGGTTGCACTATACGTGTTCTTGGATCAG AAAACCTGCCAATATTTGCTTTGCGAGATGATAGTATTGTTGAAATACAAGGGGAATCTGCTGGTGTTCACAAGGCAGTTGAACTTATTGCAGTTCATTTACGCAAGTTCTTGGTTGACCGCAGCATAGTAGGAGTTTTTGAAACGCAG ATGCAAATGTCAGATGTTAGAGTTAACCAGAATTTGCCACCGCATCAAAATTGGGGTCCTCCTCCTCAAGGGTTTCCTGCTCCtgctggtggtggtggtggaggaggaccTGCTTTTGCACCTAATCATCAATATATGCCACCTTCACATCACTATGATAGTTATTATCCACCTACTGAGTTGCCTCCCATGGACAAACACCTTCATCAAGGTCCACCACCTGCCTATGCAAGGGATGCTTCTATGGGAATTCATTCATCAAGTGCACAACCACAACAATCTGTTGTAACTAAG GTCACACAGCACATGCAGATTCCTCTTACATATGCAGATGCTGTTATAGGAGCATCGGGCACAAATATCAGCTATATACGTCGTGCTAGTGGAGCAAGTATTACAATTCAGGAAACAAGGGGTGTGCCAGGGGAGATGACTGTTGAGATAAGTGGGACTTCTTCTCAAATACAGGCAGCCCAGCAGCTGGTTCAG AATTTCATGGCTGAAGCTGCAAGTGCGACACAGGATCCTATGGGGGGATCAGTCAGCCAAGGTTACAGTGCCTATCCAACAACTGCTCCAGTTTATGCTCCTCCACCCACTAGCGCTGGTGGTCATACAGGCCATGCGCCTTCTGCAGATTATGGCCCCGTATATGGTACCAATTATGGGTATTAA
- the LOC114400819 gene encoding cytochrome P450 94A1-like — MIENILLNLQLLAPFFLLFIFPVLLFFFFSSSGSKKKEASITTIPKPYPLIGHYLDLKGVGNRRIQWLSDIVKISPAATFTLHRPLGSRQVITGNPATVEHILKTRFSNYIKGSIFINNLSDFLGTGIFNADGNTWKFQRQVASHEFNTKSLRKFVEHVVDVELSDRLVPVLASAAQQDQTLDFQDILQRFAFDNICKIAFGYDAEYLTPSTEQSKFAVAYEEATEISSKRFREPLPLVWKIKRLLNIGSEKRLRIAVKEVRDFAKKIVREKKKELKEKESLEQVDMLSRFLSSGHSDEDFVTDIVISFILAGKDTTSAALMWFFWLLSKNPGVEKEVLKEIMEKPETPAYDEVKDMVYIHAALCESMRLYPPVSMDSKEAVDDDVLPDGTVVKKGTLVTYHVYAMGRMESIWGEDWAEFKPERWLEKVETGKWKFVGRDSFTYPVFQAGPRICLGKEMAFMQMKRLVAGILRRFTVVPAMAKGVEPHYFAFLTSQMEGGFPVKIIDREASC; from the coding sequence ATGATTGAGAACATACTTCTGAATTTGCAGCTTTTAGCACCTTTCTTCCTCTTATTCATCTTCCCAGTGCTTCTGTTCTTCTTTTTCTCGTCTTCAGgttccaaaaagaaagaggcaaGCATAACCACCATCCCAAAGCCATACCCACTTATTGGTCACTACTTAGACCTCAAAGGCGTCGGTAACCGCCGTATCCAGTGGCTATCCGATATCGTCAAAATCTCACCGGCCGCCACTTTCACCCTCCACCGCCCCTTGGGCAGCCGCCAAGTCATCACCGGCAACCCCGCCACCGTAGAGCACATTCTCAAGACCCGTTTCTCCAACTATATAAAGGGCTCCATCTTTATTAACAACCTCTCCGATTTCCTCGGCACCGGAATCTTCAACGCCGACGGCAACACTTGGAAGTTTCAGAGGCAAGTCGCCAGCCACGAATTCAACACTAAGTCTCTCCGCAAATTCGTCGAACACGTGGTTGATGTCGAACTCTCCGACCGTCTCGTCCCCGTCCTCGCTTCAGCAGCACAACAAGACCAAACCCTCGATTTCCAAGACATCCTCCAACGTTTCGCGTTCGACAACATCTGCAAAATCGCGTTCGGGTATGACGCCGAGTACCTGACGCCGTCAACTGAACAGAGTAAGTTCGCAGTAGCGTACGAAGAAGCGACGGAGATCAGCAGCAAACGGTTCCGCGAGCCGTTACCGTTAGTGTGGAAAATCAAGAGATTGCTTAACATAGGTTCGGAAAAGAGACTAAGAATAGCGGTGAAAGAAGTGCGCGATTTCGCGAAGAAGATagtgagagagaagaaaaaggagCTGAAGGAGAAGGAATCTCTTGAACAGGTTGACATGCTATCGCGGTTCTTAAGTTCGGGGCACTCCGACGAGGACTTCGTCACTGACATAGTTATAAGCTTCATATTGGCGGGGAAGGATACCACGTCAGCTGCGCTGATGTGGTTTTTCTGGCTACTATCGAAGAACCCGGGCGTGGAGAAGGAGGTTTTGAAGGAGATAATGGAGAAACCAGAGACTCCGGCGTACGATGAAGTGAAGGACATGGTTTACATCCATGCAGCGTTGTGTGAGAGCATGAGGCTCTACCCTCCGGTGTCGATGGACTCGAAGGAAGCAGTGGACGACGACGTTTTGCCGGATGGGACGGTGGTGAAGAAAGGGACGTTGGTGACGTATCACGTGTATGCGATGGGGAGGATGGAGAGTATTTGGGGCGAGGATTGGGCGGAGTTTAAGCCAGAAAGATGGTTGGAGAAGGTTGAAACGGGAAAGTGGAAGTTTGTGGGAAGGGATTCGTTCACTTATCCGGTGTTTCAGGCTGGTCCCAGGATTTGTTTGGGGAAGGAAATGGCATTTATGCAGATGAAGAGGTTGGTGGCTGGGATTCTGAGGCGCTTCACGGTGGTTCCGGCAATGGCTAAAGGGGTGGAGCCTCACTACTTTGCCTTCTTGACCTCCCAGATGGAAGGTGGATTCCCCGTCAAGATCATCGACAGGGAAGCTTCATGTtga